In Solanum pennellii chromosome 7, SPENNV200, the following are encoded in one genomic region:
- the LOC107026213 gene encoding putative F-box protein At1g49610 isoform X1, translating to MNMYAKQTSCVLNEDHLSGLPDDILIHILSLLPLKDAVKGICNASRRFHKLWPFIHTLNFDQCMFPEHDCNYYLEASRPDYDERFLHSVRHVLLRSKSPTIHKFCLKFHFRLSYSFWQRISNSTDIRLYDFLRSEKRMANEIGTWIQFALNKNLEVLDLSFSEHRIVGPQALYDLPNCVLSSPHLVELRLTHCTINAKKKSKLKSLKTLYLNNVVLMGQSMDYILSGCPMLEELTLQFCYGHIRVVVLNSNLKTLKLDIGWSRKRIYVSCPTLLSLDVSGAVDVLDIANVASIAEVSVKCNLIFDFDVSKDYQGIRMLLQTFTGTKTLNLCSWFALVFSAWQLKNLPSPTFSCKSLHLKSDFMIWNLPGILNLLKHCPCLENLTIEITSPHNKFTSHKQLSWYRLYKFDADEYWNMVDAPVQCLIDHLKTVEVAGFVEKHLVIQFLEYLLRHSMVLKKMKILAEKQTAKYYEERLLNIPKASASAAVLFY from the exons ATGAATATGTATGCAAAACAAACAAGTTGTGTTTTGAACGAAGACCACTTGAGTGGACTACCAGATGACATCCTCATCCATATTCTCTCCTTATTGCCATTAAAGGATGCTGTCAAAGGAATCTGTAACGCAAGTAGAAGATTTCATAAGCTCTGGCCATTCATCCACACACTCAATTTTGATCAATGCATGTTTCCAGAACATGACTGTAACTATTATTTGGAAGCTAGTCGTCCTGACTATGACGAAAGGTTTTTGCACTCCGTTCGTCACGTGCTTCTTCGTAGTAAAAGCCCAACTATTCATAAGTTCTGCCTTAAGTTTCATTTTAGATTGTCTTATTCATTTTGGCAAAGAATATCCAACAGCACAGACATACGGCTGTATGATTTCCTGAGGAGTGAGAAAAGGATGGCTAATGAAATTGGTACCTGGATCCAGTTCGCATTGAATAAAAATTTGGAGGTCCTTGACTTGTCTTTCTCTGAGCATCGTATAGTTGGGCCACAGGCTCTTTATGATCTGCCTAATTGTGTTCTAAGCAGTCCTCATTTGGTTGAACTCCGGTTGACACACTGTACGATAAAtgcaaaaaagaaaagtaagctGAAGTCTCTAAAAACATTATATCTTAATAACGTTGTGCTAATGGGTCAATCGATGGATTATATTCTATCTGGTTGCCCGATGCTTGAGGAATTGACATTGCAGTTTTGCTATGGCCATATAAGAGTGGTTGTGCtcaattcaaatttaaagaCATTGAAGCTTGACATTGGATGGTCTCGAAAAAGGATATATGTCTCCTGTCCAACTCTCCTATCATTAGATGTGTCTGGAGCTGTGGATGTGCTGGATATTGCAAATGTAGCATCTATTGCTGAAGTGTCTGTCAAATGCAATCTGATATTTGATTTCGATGTGAGCAAGGATTACCAAGGGATAAGAATGTTACTCCAAACATTTACCGGGACCAAAACTCTCAATCTATGTTCCTGGTTTGCTCTG GTATTTTCTGCGTGGCAGTTGAAAAATCTACCATCTCCGACCTTCAGCTGCAAATCCCTTCATCTTAAATCGGATTTTATGATATGGAATCTACCAGGAATACTGAACTTGCTGAAGCACTGTCCTTGCTTGGAGAATCTTACCATCGAAATTACTTCTCCTCACAATAAATTTACATCCCAT AAACAATTATCGTGGTATCGCCTATATAAGTTTGACGCGGATGAATACTGGAACATGGTAGATGCTCCTGTCCAGTGCTTGATTGATCACCTCAAGACGGTGGAGGTAGCTGGTTTCGTAGAGAAGCATCTTGTGATTCAGTTTTTGGAATATTTGCTCAGGCATTCCATGGtgttaaagaaaatgaagatacTTGCAGAAAAGCAAACCGCTAAATATTATGAAGAGAGGCTATTGAATATACCAAAAGCTTCTGCCTCTGCTGCAGTGCTCTTCTACTGA
- the LOC107026213 gene encoding putative F-box/LRR-repeat protein At5g02930 isoform X2 has protein sequence MNNVVPDYDERFLHSVRHVLLRSKSPTIHKFCLKFHFRLSYSFWQRISNSTDIRLYDFLRSEKRMANEIGTWIQFALNKNLEVLDLSFSEHRIVGPQALYDLPNCVLSSPHLVELRLTHCTINAKKKSKLKSLKTLYLNNVVLMGQSMDYILSGCPMLEELTLQFCYGHIRVVVLNSNLKTLKLDIGWSRKRIYVSCPTLLSLDVSGAVDVLDIANVASIAEVSVKCNLIFDFDVSKDYQGIRMLLQTFTGTKTLNLCSWFALVFSAWQLKNLPSPTFSCKSLHLKSDFMIWNLPGILNLLKHCPCLENLTIEITSPHNKFTSHKQLSWYRLYKFDADEYWNMVDAPVQCLIDHLKTVEVAGFVEKHLVIQFLEYLLRHSMVLKKMKILAEKQTAKYYEERLLNIPKASASAAVLFY, from the exons TCCTGACTATGACGAAAGGTTTTTGCACTCCGTTCGTCACGTGCTTCTTCGTAGTAAAAGCCCAACTATTCATAAGTTCTGCCTTAAGTTTCATTTTAGATTGTCTTATTCATTTTGGCAAAGAATATCCAACAGCACAGACATACGGCTGTATGATTTCCTGAGGAGTGAGAAAAGGATGGCTAATGAAATTGGTACCTGGATCCAGTTCGCATTGAATAAAAATTTGGAGGTCCTTGACTTGTCTTTCTCTGAGCATCGTATAGTTGGGCCACAGGCTCTTTATGATCTGCCTAATTGTGTTCTAAGCAGTCCTCATTTGGTTGAACTCCGGTTGACACACTGTACGATAAAtgcaaaaaagaaaagtaagctGAAGTCTCTAAAAACATTATATCTTAATAACGTTGTGCTAATGGGTCAATCGATGGATTATATTCTATCTGGTTGCCCGATGCTTGAGGAATTGACATTGCAGTTTTGCTATGGCCATATAAGAGTGGTTGTGCtcaattcaaatttaaagaCATTGAAGCTTGACATTGGATGGTCTCGAAAAAGGATATATGTCTCCTGTCCAACTCTCCTATCATTAGATGTGTCTGGAGCTGTGGATGTGCTGGATATTGCAAATGTAGCATCTATTGCTGAAGTGTCTGTCAAATGCAATCTGATATTTGATTTCGATGTGAGCAAGGATTACCAAGGGATAAGAATGTTACTCCAAACATTTACCGGGACCAAAACTCTCAATCTATGTTCCTGGTTTGCTCTG GTATTTTCTGCGTGGCAGTTGAAAAATCTACCATCTCCGACCTTCAGCTGCAAATCCCTTCATCTTAAATCGGATTTTATGATATGGAATCTACCAGGAATACTGAACTTGCTGAAGCACTGTCCTTGCTTGGAGAATCTTACCATCGAAATTACTTCTCCTCACAATAAATTTACATCCCAT AAACAATTATCGTGGTATCGCCTATATAAGTTTGACGCGGATGAATACTGGAACATGGTAGATGCTCCTGTCCAGTGCTTGATTGATCACCTCAAGACGGTGGAGGTAGCTGGTTTCGTAGAGAAGCATCTTGTGATTCAGTTTTTGGAATATTTGCTCAGGCATTCCATGGtgttaaagaaaatgaagatacTTGCAGAAAAGCAAACCGCTAAATATTATGAAGAGAGGCTATTGAATATACCAAAAGCTTCTGCCTCTGCTGCAGTGCTCTTCTACTGA